In Monomorium pharaonis isolate MP-MQ-018 chromosome 3, ASM1337386v2, whole genome shotgun sequence, a genomic segment contains:
- the LOC105828602 gene encoding rho GTPase-activating protein 190 isoform X2, which translates to MARKSDNAKSINIAVVGLSGTEKDKGQVGVGKSCLCNRFMRSMSDDYNVEHISVLSQSDFSGRVVNNDHFLYWGEVMKTAEDGTEFQFQVIEHTEFIDDASFQPFKGGKMEPYAKRCAATKITSAEKLMYICKNQLGIEKEYEQKVLPDGKLNIDGFLCVFDVSLVPNRAIEKQVEIVANILNNLMKTKKPIVLVTTKNDDANEQFVKEAEKLIMRKEYKGSILIIETSAHENINVDLAFMILGQLIDKTKMRSKVVPFAEAARGRKELLDASTESLQRLIRIHVTDYRALWSQASKKLSQLKEFTMFVELFGIEATQRLFRRHIKKLKDEQIAKKIQGYLDMLPDILHEICPDVSNLINEEWSAVQQYIKTHPDFDQYFYECPEDIPWIDCDFGENNGTKIPYDVLETPEAETVFKNHINALQQEQRRLELPKRWKKQFKQLLEETGYVTPGKHLSEVRVLFMGRECFEELSHHDCQEIYDQHQKEIIEKAKHNFQELLLEHADLFYHFKSIAPSGTITQDDIKEITDALLDDFRYKALDRLDQDRKLMLFQHLGFVHCPIREHCPAYPNCMDALIERILGTKAHRPSSWNHSSQWQLTSDNNQLNLVILGSNGLSEEFAREIRAQTDDDEVEIDCQLYTLGYRIIDGDVGLPHNSFTTSDFMPHGKHRCSKFCGSFCIYSNEDSFEYIRSSLEKTLLSNLEQEDRLPFQGLPIVIMFIPEPSIDEMEAMKLREEGQNLADSLQCPFIDVCIDDLEQEKHKRFPTSLVKDALQQLIQSINHRAGFLNIYQSVIECLEPDIRIIMCMFCGDPYSVENVLGPLLNHQCCFLSGDRSIVLETFLGECKRRVEVIISSFHGANAFRDELVHGFILVYSTKRKASLATLNAFSTNIPNLPIQIMAVTDTGGANAFFSNDLSHLLITEGNAIADKLEAHFMTSASSCQQKTAFYTPFFKTVWEKKPEIEQAFNMEEPGNLNDSGEGTLEYSALHPMPPPRHESYHLQTPDDGSGSESYEQLTPDGDLGDTGLTEQFADHRATPSDDSDIYSQVDFYREERERDLMKNEDITNKLSGWVKDTFMHQDGVTNSYSHRAFTTGRRYISQPKPRPKGNSQTLKQPGKINLKDFSNVTDVIARMTIGEKDEHGSKLMGHAPLATPELVDLGSEYAQVKDVVPNMYSAYDGDYMYALVQDSISNNKSKMRHRREKGQPSYSDSDSEWSSLERQRATDVLGKGNKKPSTHKRIRKKRTAIPVATPKVPSLGSMGSGDGIVGLNYNIKDDKNWRVDPAERVSSETPDSSESSDPEHTSRSRSKQYKYAAASLRKRFSGNSLQQQYLQHPFNMKHMTQEMFSASSKQRGENTFGIPDDESSLDVSSPREINSPSFGILNKSKDSDKLTRKKDKQKAKEDEKLEKRRQKEEKLKKHAEKEKEREKKKQEKIKQTKGPGGTPISGQSHQPLIEDFAQSDTNRIPLFLEKCVRFIEDEGLDSEGIYRVPGNRAHVELLFQKFEEDGNVDIHSLDIPVNAVATALKDFFSKRLPPLIDKERMSELEDISGARGISKPMSATCMNMEDRSGRLLALRLMLNKLNPVNFDVLKFIFQHFVKVAENCKLNSMDSKNLAICWWPTLLPIEFNDLGRFEAMRPYLEDVVQTMIDQYPFLFCGEDAVVMV; encoded by the exons ATGGCGAGGAAAAGTGACAATGCGAAGAGCATCAATATCGCGGTGGTTGGGCTTTCCGGCACAGAGAAGGATAAAGGACAGGTCGGCGTCGGCAAGTCATGCCTGTGCAATCGCTTCATGCGCTCCATGAGCGATGACTACAACGTGGAGCATATCTCGGTGTTGTCACAG tcTGACTTCAGCGGACGTGTTGTAaacaatgaccactttttGTACTGGGGTGAAGTGATGAAAACGGCAGAGGACGGGACGGAGTTTCAGTTTCAAGTTATAGAGCACACGGAATTTATAGACGACGCGTCTTTTCAGCCCTTTAAGGGTGGCAAAATGGAACCGTATGCAAAGAGATGTGCCGCCACGAAAATCACAAGTGCGGAAAAGCTTATGTACATCTGTAAGAATCAATTAGGCATAGAGAAAGAGTACGAGCAAAAAGTTCTACCGGACggtaaattaaacattgatggATTTCTGTGCGTGTTCGACGTGAGTCTCGTGCCAAACAGAGCAATAGAAAAGCAAGTTGAGATTGTGGCAAATATCTTgaataatttgatgaagacGAAGAAGCCGATAGTGCTGGTAACGACCAAAAATGACGACGCGAACGAGCAGTTTGTCAAGGAGGCCGAGAAACTGATAATGCGCAAGGAGTACAAGGGATCGATCTTGATTATCGAGACCTCGGCGCACGAGAACATCAACGTAGACTTGGCGTTCATGATTCTGGGACAGTTAATCGACAAGACGAAGATGCGCAGCAAGGTAGTACCGTTTGCCGAGGCAGCCAGAGGCAGAAAGGAGCTCTTGGACGCGTCAACGGAATCGTTGCAGAGATTAATCCGGATACATGTGACCGATTATCGCGCCTTATGGTCACAGGCCTCGAAGAAACTTTCACAGCTGAAAGAGTTCACCATGTTTGTCGAGTTATTTGGTATTGAAGCGACGCAGAGATTATTTAGAAGGCATATCAAGAAACTGAAAGATGAGCAGATAGCGAAAAAAATACAAGGCTACCTGGATATGTTACCGGATATACTTCACGAGATCTGTCCTGATGTATCGAATTTAATTAACGA AGAATGGTCGGCAGTGCAACAATACATAAAGACTCATCCCGACTTTGATCAGTATTTCTACGAATGTCCCGAAGACATACCGTGGATTGATTGTGATTTTGGGGAGAATAACGGTACAAAAATTCCGTACGACGTGCTGGAAACTCCCGAGGCGGaaactgtatttaaaaatcatataaacgCTTTGCAGCAAGAGCAACGGCGACTAGA ACTTCCGAAAAG gTGGAAGAAACAATTTAAGCAATTGTTGGAGGAAACTGGCTACGTTACGCCTGGGAAACATTTGTCTGAAGTTAGAGTTTTATTTATGGGAAGAGAATGTTTCGAGGAACTTTCACATCATGATTGTCAAGAAATTTATGATCAGCATCAGAAGGAAATTATTGAAAAGGCAAAACACAATTTTCAA gAACTATTGTTGGAACACGCCGATCTATTTTATCACTTCAAAAGTATAGCTCCATCTGGAACTATTACGCAGGatgatataaaagaaattacagaCGCATTATTGGATGATTTTAG atACAAAGCGTTAGATAGATTAGATcaagatagaaaattaatgttatttcaacatttgGGATTTGTACATTGTCCTATACGGGAGCACTGCCCCGCTTATCCAAATTGCATGGACGCACTTATAGAAAGAATACTCGGAACAAAAGCTCACag ACCTTCCTCATGGAATCACAGTAGCCAGTGGCAGTTAACATCGGACAACAATCAGTTAAATTTAGTTATACTTGGAAGTAACGGGCTAAGCGAAGAGTTTGCTCGTGAAATAAGGGCACaaaccgacgacgacgaagtgGAAATAGATTGTCAACTATACACTCTCGGATATCGCATCATAGATGGTGATGTCGGGCTTCCGCACAATTCCTTCACTACCTCCGATTTCATGCCACATGGTAAACATCGTTGCAGTAAATTCTGCG GATCTTTTTGTATCTATTCAAATGAAGATTCATTCGAGTACATTCGATCTTCTTTAGAGAAAACCTTGTTATCAAATCTAGAACAAGAGGATAGACTACCATTTCAAGGTTTACCCAttgtaataatgtttatacCAGAACCCAGTATTGATGAAATGGAGGCTATGAAACTCAGAGAAGAGGGACAAAATCTCGCTGACAG TTTGCAGTGTCCGTTTATCGATGTTTGCATTGACGATCTGGAGCAGGAGAAACATAAAAGATTTCCGACTTCACTGGTAAAGGATGCGTTGCAGCAACTGATACAATCCATAAATCATAGAGCGggttttttaaacatatatcaaAGTGTTATCGAATGTCTGGAGCCTGACATTAG GATAATAATGTGTATGTTCTGTGGCGATCCTTACTCGGTTGAAAACGTTCTCGGTCCTTTACTCAATCATCAGTGTTGCTTTCTCAGTGGTGACAGATCTATAGTTTTGGAAACGTTTTTGGGAGAATGTAAACGCCGAGTTGAAGTTATTATCTCGAGTTTTCATGGAGCTAATGCGTTTAGAGACGAGTTAGTGCACGGTTTTATACTCGTGTATTCCACGAAAAGGAAAGCCTCTCTCGCGACTCTAAA TGCCTTTTCCACCAACATACCAAATCTGCCGATACAAATAATGGCTGTGACCGATACTGGTGGTGCAAATGCTTTCTTCAGTAACGACTTGAGTCATCTACTTATCACGGAGGGAAACGCGATTGCAGATAAATTGGAGGCGCATTTTATGACGTCCGCATCCAGTTGTCAACAAAAAA CCGCGTTTTACACACCCTTCTTCAAAACGGTGTGGGAGAAAAAACCAGAGATTGAGCAGGCGTTTAACATGGAGGAGCCAGGGAATTTGAATGACAGCGGAGAGGGCACCCTGGAGTATTCGGCTTTACATCCGATGCCACCACCGCGACACGAGAGCTATCATCTTCAGACACCGGATGATGG AAGCGGTTCCGAGTCGTACGAACAGTTGACACCCGACGGTGATTTAGGTGACACTGGTTTGACGGAACAATTCGCTGATCACAGAGCTACGCCGAGCGATGACAGTGACATTTACAGCCAGGTTGACTTCTATCgggaggaaagagaaagagatttaatgaaaaatgaagACATTACAAATAAACTGTCTG gGTGGGTAAAGGACACATTCATGCATCAAGACGGAGTTACCAACAGTTATTCGCACAGAGCCTTTACGACGGGTCGACGATACATCTCCCAACCTAAGCCACGGCCTAAGGGCAACAGTCAGACCCTGAAGCAGCCTGGGAAGATCAATCTGAAGGACTTTTCCAATGTAACGGATGTGATAGCTAGGATGACGATCGGTGAAAAAGACGAACACGGCTCGAAATTGATGGGTCACGCTCCTCTCGCTACTCCGGAACTGGTGGACCTCGGCTCTGAGTACGCGCAGGTGAAGGACGTCGTTCCGAACATGTATTCGGCCTACGATGGCGATTATATGTACGCCTTGGTACAAGATTCCATTAGCAACAATAAGTCCAAAATGCGTCACCGACGTGAAAAGGGACAGCCAT CGTACAGCGATTCTGATTCGGAGTGGAGCTCTTTGGAGAGACAAAGGGCGACGGATGTTCTGGGCAAGGGGAATAAGAAGCCCTCGACTCACAAACGAATACGCAAGAAACGCACGGCGATACCAGTTGCGACGCCAAAAGTGCCGTCACTGGGCAGCATGGGTAGTGGGGACGGTATTGTCGGGCtgaactataatataaaagacgaTAAAAATTGGCGTGTTGATCCCGCGGAAAgag TATCTAGCGAAACGCCCGATTCTTCCGAATCGAGCGATCCGGAACACACGTCGAGGTCCAGAtcgaaacaatataaatacgcCGCGGCTAGTTTGCGGAAAAGATTTTCCGGAAATTCTCTGCAACAGCAATACTTGCAACATCCGTTTAATATGAAACACATGACGCAGGAGATGTTCAGCGCCTCCT CTAAACAAAGGGGTGAAAATACGTTTGGCATTCCAGATGACGAATCAAGTCTAGATGTCTCTTCGCCTCGTGAAATTAATTCTCCTAGT TTTGGTATATTGAATAAGTCAAAGGACAGCGACAAGCTAACCAGGAAGAAAGACAAACAAAAGGCAAAGGAGGACGAAAAGTTGGAAAAAAGAAGGCAAAAAGAGGAGAAGCTCAAGAAGCACGCagagaaggagaaggagagggaaaagaagaaacaagagaaaataaaacagaCGAAAGGTCCGGGAGGAACACCGATCTCGGGTCAATCGCACCAACCTTTGATCGAAGATTTCGCACAAAGTGACACGAATCGAATACCTTTGTTTCTCGAGAAGTGCGTGCGATTTATCGAGGACGAGGGATTGGACTCGGAAGGGATATACAGAGTGCCCGGTAACCGTGCACACGTGGAATTGCTTTTCCAAAAGTTCGAAGAag ATGGTAACGTCGACATACATTCGTTGGATATTCCTGTAAATGCTGTCGCTACAGCCCTGAAAGATTTCTTTTCCAAGAGATTACCACCGCTCATCGACAAAGAACGCATGAGCGAACTGGAAGATATATCAG GTGCACGAGGTATTAGCAAACCTATGTCGGCTACTTGTATGAACATGGAAG ATCGAAGTGGGAGACTGTTAGCCTTGCGTTTGATGCTCAACAAGTTAAATCCAGTGAACTTCGACgttctcaaatttattttccagCACTTTGTGAA AGTTGCGGAGAATTGTAAACTCAACAGTATGGacagcaaaaacttggcgatTTGTTGGTGGCCTACGTTACTACCAATCGAGTTCAACGACCTCGGTAGATTCGAAGCTATGAGGCCGTACTTGGAGGACGTAGTTCAGACAATGATCGATCAATATCCTTTCCTGTTCTGCGGTGAGGATGCCGTTGTAATGGTGTAG
- the LOC105828602 gene encoding rho GTPase-activating protein 190 isoform X1, protein MARKSDNAKSINIAVVGLSGTEKDKGQVGVGKSCLCNRFMRSMSDDYNVEHISVLSQSDFSGRVVNNDHFLYWGEVMKTAEDGTEFQFQVIEHTEFIDDASFQPFKGGKMEPYAKRCAATKITSAEKLMYICKNQLGIEKEYEQKVLPDGKLNIDGFLCVFDVSLVPNRAIEKQVEIVANILNNLMKTKKPIVLVTTKNDDANEQFVKEAEKLIMRKEYKGSILIIETSAHENINVDLAFMILGQLIDKTKMRSKVVPFAEAARGRKELLDASTESLQRLIRIHVTDYRALWSQASKKLSQLKEFTMFVELFGIEATQRLFRRHIKKLKDEQIAKKIQGYLDMLPDILHEICPDVSNLINEEWSAVQQYIKTHPDFDQYFYECPEDIPWIDCDFGENNGTKIPYDVLETPEAETVFKNHINALQQEQRRLELPKRWKKQFKQLLEETGYVTPGKHLSEVRVLFMGRECFEELSHHDCQEIYDQHQKEIIEKAKHNFQELLLEHADLFYHFKSIAPSGTITQDDIKEITDALLDDFRYKALDRLDQDRKLMLFQHLGFVHCPIREHCPAYPNCMDALIERILGTKAHRPSSWNHSSQWQLTSDNNQLNLVILGSNGLSEEFAREIRAQTDDDEVEIDCQLYTLGYRIIDGDVGLPHNSFTTSDFMPHGKHRCSKFCGSFCIYSNEDSFEYIRSSLEKTLLSNLEQEDRLPFQGLPIVIMFIPEPSIDEMEAMKLREEGQNLADSLQCPFIDVCIDDLEQEKHKRFPTSLVKDALQQLIQSINHRAGFLNIYQSVIECLEPDIRIIMCMFCGDPYSVENVLGPLLNHQCCFLSGDRSIVLETFLGECKRRVEVIISSFHGANAFRDELVHGFILVYSTKRKASLATLNAFSTNIPNLPIQIMAVTDTGGANAFFSNDLSHLLITEGNAIADKLEAHFMTSASSCQQKTAFYTPFFKTVWEKKPEIEQAFNMEEPGNLNDSGEGTLEYSALHPMPPPRHESYHLQTPDDGMSVTFRSGSESYEQLTPDGDLGDTGLTEQFADHRATPSDDSDIYSQVDFYREERERDLMKNEDITNKLSGWVKDTFMHQDGVTNSYSHRAFTTGRRYISQPKPRPKGNSQTLKQPGKINLKDFSNVTDVIARMTIGEKDEHGSKLMGHAPLATPELVDLGSEYAQVKDVVPNMYSAYDGDYMYALVQDSISNNKSKMRHRREKGQPSYSDSDSEWSSLERQRATDVLGKGNKKPSTHKRIRKKRTAIPVATPKVPSLGSMGSGDGIVGLNYNIKDDKNWRVDPAERVSSETPDSSESSDPEHTSRSRSKQYKYAAASLRKRFSGNSLQQQYLQHPFNMKHMTQEMFSASSKQRGENTFGIPDDESSLDVSSPREINSPSFGILNKSKDSDKLTRKKDKQKAKEDEKLEKRRQKEEKLKKHAEKEKEREKKKQEKIKQTKGPGGTPISGQSHQPLIEDFAQSDTNRIPLFLEKCVRFIEDEGLDSEGIYRVPGNRAHVELLFQKFEEDGNVDIHSLDIPVNAVATALKDFFSKRLPPLIDKERMSELEDISGARGISKPMSATCMNMEDRSGRLLALRLMLNKLNPVNFDVLKFIFQHFVKVAENCKLNSMDSKNLAICWWPTLLPIEFNDLGRFEAMRPYLEDVVQTMIDQYPFLFCGEDAVVMV, encoded by the exons ATGGCGAGGAAAAGTGACAATGCGAAGAGCATCAATATCGCGGTGGTTGGGCTTTCCGGCACAGAGAAGGATAAAGGACAGGTCGGCGTCGGCAAGTCATGCCTGTGCAATCGCTTCATGCGCTCCATGAGCGATGACTACAACGTGGAGCATATCTCGGTGTTGTCACAG tcTGACTTCAGCGGACGTGTTGTAaacaatgaccactttttGTACTGGGGTGAAGTGATGAAAACGGCAGAGGACGGGACGGAGTTTCAGTTTCAAGTTATAGAGCACACGGAATTTATAGACGACGCGTCTTTTCAGCCCTTTAAGGGTGGCAAAATGGAACCGTATGCAAAGAGATGTGCCGCCACGAAAATCACAAGTGCGGAAAAGCTTATGTACATCTGTAAGAATCAATTAGGCATAGAGAAAGAGTACGAGCAAAAAGTTCTACCGGACggtaaattaaacattgatggATTTCTGTGCGTGTTCGACGTGAGTCTCGTGCCAAACAGAGCAATAGAAAAGCAAGTTGAGATTGTGGCAAATATCTTgaataatttgatgaagacGAAGAAGCCGATAGTGCTGGTAACGACCAAAAATGACGACGCGAACGAGCAGTTTGTCAAGGAGGCCGAGAAACTGATAATGCGCAAGGAGTACAAGGGATCGATCTTGATTATCGAGACCTCGGCGCACGAGAACATCAACGTAGACTTGGCGTTCATGATTCTGGGACAGTTAATCGACAAGACGAAGATGCGCAGCAAGGTAGTACCGTTTGCCGAGGCAGCCAGAGGCAGAAAGGAGCTCTTGGACGCGTCAACGGAATCGTTGCAGAGATTAATCCGGATACATGTGACCGATTATCGCGCCTTATGGTCACAGGCCTCGAAGAAACTTTCACAGCTGAAAGAGTTCACCATGTTTGTCGAGTTATTTGGTATTGAAGCGACGCAGAGATTATTTAGAAGGCATATCAAGAAACTGAAAGATGAGCAGATAGCGAAAAAAATACAAGGCTACCTGGATATGTTACCGGATATACTTCACGAGATCTGTCCTGATGTATCGAATTTAATTAACGA AGAATGGTCGGCAGTGCAACAATACATAAAGACTCATCCCGACTTTGATCAGTATTTCTACGAATGTCCCGAAGACATACCGTGGATTGATTGTGATTTTGGGGAGAATAACGGTACAAAAATTCCGTACGACGTGCTGGAAACTCCCGAGGCGGaaactgtatttaaaaatcatataaacgCTTTGCAGCAAGAGCAACGGCGACTAGA ACTTCCGAAAAG gTGGAAGAAACAATTTAAGCAATTGTTGGAGGAAACTGGCTACGTTACGCCTGGGAAACATTTGTCTGAAGTTAGAGTTTTATTTATGGGAAGAGAATGTTTCGAGGAACTTTCACATCATGATTGTCAAGAAATTTATGATCAGCATCAGAAGGAAATTATTGAAAAGGCAAAACACAATTTTCAA gAACTATTGTTGGAACACGCCGATCTATTTTATCACTTCAAAAGTATAGCTCCATCTGGAACTATTACGCAGGatgatataaaagaaattacagaCGCATTATTGGATGATTTTAG atACAAAGCGTTAGATAGATTAGATcaagatagaaaattaatgttatttcaacatttgGGATTTGTACATTGTCCTATACGGGAGCACTGCCCCGCTTATCCAAATTGCATGGACGCACTTATAGAAAGAATACTCGGAACAAAAGCTCACag ACCTTCCTCATGGAATCACAGTAGCCAGTGGCAGTTAACATCGGACAACAATCAGTTAAATTTAGTTATACTTGGAAGTAACGGGCTAAGCGAAGAGTTTGCTCGTGAAATAAGGGCACaaaccgacgacgacgaagtgGAAATAGATTGTCAACTATACACTCTCGGATATCGCATCATAGATGGTGATGTCGGGCTTCCGCACAATTCCTTCACTACCTCCGATTTCATGCCACATGGTAAACATCGTTGCAGTAAATTCTGCG GATCTTTTTGTATCTATTCAAATGAAGATTCATTCGAGTACATTCGATCTTCTTTAGAGAAAACCTTGTTATCAAATCTAGAACAAGAGGATAGACTACCATTTCAAGGTTTACCCAttgtaataatgtttatacCAGAACCCAGTATTGATGAAATGGAGGCTATGAAACTCAGAGAAGAGGGACAAAATCTCGCTGACAG TTTGCAGTGTCCGTTTATCGATGTTTGCATTGACGATCTGGAGCAGGAGAAACATAAAAGATTTCCGACTTCACTGGTAAAGGATGCGTTGCAGCAACTGATACAATCCATAAATCATAGAGCGggttttttaaacatatatcaaAGTGTTATCGAATGTCTGGAGCCTGACATTAG GATAATAATGTGTATGTTCTGTGGCGATCCTTACTCGGTTGAAAACGTTCTCGGTCCTTTACTCAATCATCAGTGTTGCTTTCTCAGTGGTGACAGATCTATAGTTTTGGAAACGTTTTTGGGAGAATGTAAACGCCGAGTTGAAGTTATTATCTCGAGTTTTCATGGAGCTAATGCGTTTAGAGACGAGTTAGTGCACGGTTTTATACTCGTGTATTCCACGAAAAGGAAAGCCTCTCTCGCGACTCTAAA TGCCTTTTCCACCAACATACCAAATCTGCCGATACAAATAATGGCTGTGACCGATACTGGTGGTGCAAATGCTTTCTTCAGTAACGACTTGAGTCATCTACTTATCACGGAGGGAAACGCGATTGCAGATAAATTGGAGGCGCATTTTATGACGTCCGCATCCAGTTGTCAACAAAAAA CCGCGTTTTACACACCCTTCTTCAAAACGGTGTGGGAGAAAAAACCAGAGATTGAGCAGGCGTTTAACATGGAGGAGCCAGGGAATTTGAATGACAGCGGAGAGGGCACCCTGGAGTATTCGGCTTTACATCCGATGCCACCACCGCGACACGAGAGCTATCATCTTCAGACACCGGATGATGG TATGTCTGTAACTTTTAGAAGCGGTTCCGAGTCGTACGAACAGTTGACACCCGACGGTGATTTAGGTGACACTGGTTTGACGGAACAATTCGCTGATCACAGAGCTACGCCGAGCGATGACAGTGACATTTACAGCCAGGTTGACTTCTATCgggaggaaagagaaagagatttaatgaaaaatgaagACATTACAAATAAACTGTCTG gGTGGGTAAAGGACACATTCATGCATCAAGACGGAGTTACCAACAGTTATTCGCACAGAGCCTTTACGACGGGTCGACGATACATCTCCCAACCTAAGCCACGGCCTAAGGGCAACAGTCAGACCCTGAAGCAGCCTGGGAAGATCAATCTGAAGGACTTTTCCAATGTAACGGATGTGATAGCTAGGATGACGATCGGTGAAAAAGACGAACACGGCTCGAAATTGATGGGTCACGCTCCTCTCGCTACTCCGGAACTGGTGGACCTCGGCTCTGAGTACGCGCAGGTGAAGGACGTCGTTCCGAACATGTATTCGGCCTACGATGGCGATTATATGTACGCCTTGGTACAAGATTCCATTAGCAACAATAAGTCCAAAATGCGTCACCGACGTGAAAAGGGACAGCCAT CGTACAGCGATTCTGATTCGGAGTGGAGCTCTTTGGAGAGACAAAGGGCGACGGATGTTCTGGGCAAGGGGAATAAGAAGCCCTCGACTCACAAACGAATACGCAAGAAACGCACGGCGATACCAGTTGCGACGCCAAAAGTGCCGTCACTGGGCAGCATGGGTAGTGGGGACGGTATTGTCGGGCtgaactataatataaaagacgaTAAAAATTGGCGTGTTGATCCCGCGGAAAgag TATCTAGCGAAACGCCCGATTCTTCCGAATCGAGCGATCCGGAACACACGTCGAGGTCCAGAtcgaaacaatataaatacgcCGCGGCTAGTTTGCGGAAAAGATTTTCCGGAAATTCTCTGCAACAGCAATACTTGCAACATCCGTTTAATATGAAACACATGACGCAGGAGATGTTCAGCGCCTCCT CTAAACAAAGGGGTGAAAATACGTTTGGCATTCCAGATGACGAATCAAGTCTAGATGTCTCTTCGCCTCGTGAAATTAATTCTCCTAGT TTTGGTATATTGAATAAGTCAAAGGACAGCGACAAGCTAACCAGGAAGAAAGACAAACAAAAGGCAAAGGAGGACGAAAAGTTGGAAAAAAGAAGGCAAAAAGAGGAGAAGCTCAAGAAGCACGCagagaaggagaaggagagggaaaagaagaaacaagagaaaataaaacagaCGAAAGGTCCGGGAGGAACACCGATCTCGGGTCAATCGCACCAACCTTTGATCGAAGATTTCGCACAAAGTGACACGAATCGAATACCTTTGTTTCTCGAGAAGTGCGTGCGATTTATCGAGGACGAGGGATTGGACTCGGAAGGGATATACAGAGTGCCCGGTAACCGTGCACACGTGGAATTGCTTTTCCAAAAGTTCGAAGAag ATGGTAACGTCGACATACATTCGTTGGATATTCCTGTAAATGCTGTCGCTACAGCCCTGAAAGATTTCTTTTCCAAGAGATTACCACCGCTCATCGACAAAGAACGCATGAGCGAACTGGAAGATATATCAG GTGCACGAGGTATTAGCAAACCTATGTCGGCTACTTGTATGAACATGGAAG ATCGAAGTGGGAGACTGTTAGCCTTGCGTTTGATGCTCAACAAGTTAAATCCAGTGAACTTCGACgttctcaaatttattttccagCACTTTGTGAA AGTTGCGGAGAATTGTAAACTCAACAGTATGGacagcaaaaacttggcgatTTGTTGGTGGCCTACGTTACTACCAATCGAGTTCAACGACCTCGGTAGATTCGAAGCTATGAGGCCGTACTTGGAGGACGTAGTTCAGACAATGATCGATCAATATCCTTTCCTGTTCTGCGGTGAGGATGCCGTTGTAATGGTGTAG